A window from Pseudomonadota bacterium encodes these proteins:
- a CDS encoding acetoin utilization protein AcuC has product MLNVLMHSDELTNSEYNPSHPLKPVRAKILLELLNRYSLIYKKNQKITEPNPLQEEILYLFHDKNYIDLLKKGEKGEFTIEMLHAGLGTGDNPLFKSMYQLSLLATGGTYNGAMMLFNNEARFVFNPIGGFHHAGSGHAEGFCYINDIAVTITDLIKKGQRIAYIDIDAHHGNGVQNAFYDSNLVLTISLHESGETLYPGSGFENEMGIQEGKGYNVNVPLREGTDDEIYLFAFESIVPPLVECFKPDIVFAEIGCDTHKDDPLAHLNLTSNGYKSIIRIINKISPKILAMGAGGYNIYKTAALWTLAWATFNGLEPEDQHAGTIGGMMYGPEADRLDDPLFILNGIDKELCFAQAQKVVQFIKENIFPIHRI; this is encoded by the coding sequence ATGTTAAATGTATTAATGCATTCAGACGAACTTACAAATTCTGAATATAACCCTTCCCATCCCTTAAAACCTGTGAGGGCAAAGATACTTCTCGAACTTCTAAACAGGTATTCTTTAATCTACAAGAAAAATCAAAAGATAACAGAACCGAACCCCCTACAAGAAGAAATCTTATATCTATTCCATGACAAAAACTACATCGATCTCCTTAAGAAAGGCGAGAAAGGTGAATTCACCATCGAAATGCTCCATGCAGGGCTTGGAACAGGCGATAACCCTTTATTCAAGTCCATGTATCAACTTTCTCTTCTTGCAACGGGAGGAACTTACAACGGAGCTATGATGCTTTTTAATAACGAAGCAAGGTTTGTATTCAACCCTATTGGAGGATTCCACCATGCAGGGAGCGGTCACGCAGAGGGATTTTGCTACATCAACGATATTGCAGTTACGATTACAGACCTTATAAAAAAAGGGCAGAGAATTGCTTACATTGATATAGATGCCCACCATGGGAATGGCGTTCAGAACGCCTTTTACGACAGCAACCTGGTCCTGACAATATCACTCCACGAATCAGGAGAAACACTCTATCCAGGTTCTGGTTTCGAGAATGAAATGGGTATTCAGGAAGGCAAAGGCTACAACGTAAACGTCCCACTCCGTGAAGGAACAGATGACGAGATATATCTATTCGCCTTTGAATCAATTGTACCACCTCTCGTAGAATGCTTCAAACCCGATATAGTTTTTGCAGAAATTGGATGCGATACCCACAAAGATGACCCCCTCGCACACCTCAACCTCACCAGTAATGGCTACAAAAGCATTATCAGGATAATCAACAAAATCTCTCCGAAGATATTGGCAATGGGTGCTGGCGGATATAATATATACAAAACAGCAGCACTCTGGACACTTGCATGGGCTACATTTAACGGCCTTGAGCCTGAAGACCAGCATGCTGGCACAATAGGTGGAATGATGTACGGGCCGGAAGCAGACCGCCTTGATGATCCATTGTTTATTTTAAACGGGATTGATAAGGAGTTGTGTTTTGCCCAGGCACAAAAGGTAGTGCAATTTATAAAGGAAAATATCTTCCCTATTCACAGGATATAA
- a CDS encoding type II toxin-antitoxin system HicB family antitoxin, whose amino-acid sequence MSYKVSIVIEKDEYGYYTYAPELEGCQSQGDSLEEAIANIKEAIELYLETLSEDEIKECLSKEILTTTLQVQVA is encoded by the coding sequence ATGTCATATAAAGTAAGTATTGTTATTGAAAAAGATGAGTATGGTTATTATACCTATGCCCCCGAACTTGAAGGATGTCAATCACAGGGGGATTCACTGGAAGAGGCTATTGCAAACATTAAGGAGGCTATTGAACTCTACTTGGAAACGTTATCAGAGGACGAGATAAAGGAATGTCTGAGCAAGGAAATTTTAACAACGACATTACAGGTGCAAGTTGCCTAA
- a CDS encoding SH3 domain-containing protein, translated as MIEEYITYWGLKQHPFLLAPDSKMMCVTGQYYECLERLKYAINTNKGGVLVVSEDAGLGKTTILLKLIDEMREEYGDAFRYAFIDHPTLTSSQMIAHITQCITDSPPDDDKLKNLMVLKNTLTEVKERGGKNIIIVDEGQMLCEAKDVLQELRTLINLMHNNEYLHTFILSGQRALWNTIKGMPEFWQRLPVRYYFIPLRVEETKELVKYRLKKAGLDEGREIFANDALEIIHRYSMGSPRTIIALSDLSLLVGFTNHAKKISFKEVSKAINAMSGKGEGLPYVTEERHKEREPSLKSFANVERSSDVIKGKRHVERNVDSIKGSSEKQKTQMQSYLRPVYAVLAIVFVIVAGTIGYYYTFQGMKDSGIVVVKKEIEKQPQESKVEKNIGIEKVEKADTTLSKDSEPVVAKKEDVKQPQEEEVQKDTDIKKADLPTKEAIVSKIAANIRISPDIRSPRIAMLFRGETVKILSHKTDRDGMKWYKIHLYGNREGWIADSVVTVRQQ; from the coding sequence ATGATTGAAGAATATATTACATACTGGGGTTTAAAACAACATCCATTTCTGTTAGCACCTGACAGTAAAATGATGTGTGTAACGGGACAGTATTATGAATGTCTGGAAAGGTTAAAGTACGCAATAAATACAAACAAAGGCGGTGTCCTTGTTGTATCTGAAGACGCCGGACTTGGAAAAACAACTATCCTTTTAAAACTTATCGATGAGATGAGAGAAGAATATGGGGATGCCTTCAGGTATGCCTTTATTGATCATCCCACGTTGACTTCTTCCCAGATGATTGCTCACATAACCCAATGCATAACTGACTCACCACCGGATGATGATAAATTAAAAAATCTCATGGTTCTTAAAAATACTTTGACGGAGGTAAAAGAGCGCGGGGGAAAGAACATTATAATTGTTGATGAAGGGCAGATGTTGTGTGAGGCAAAAGATGTGTTACAGGAATTGAGAACATTAATAAATCTTATGCATAACAATGAATATCTCCATACATTTATTCTCTCAGGACAAAGGGCATTATGGAATACAATCAAAGGTATGCCTGAATTCTGGCAAAGACTACCTGTAAGATATTATTTTATCCCCTTACGGGTTGAGGAAACAAAGGAACTTGTAAAATATAGGCTTAAGAAGGCAGGACTTGATGAAGGAAGGGAAATTTTTGCAAATGATGCCTTAGAGATTATACACAGATATTCTATGGGTTCACCAAGAACAATTATTGCCCTTTCAGACCTTTCATTACTTGTTGGTTTTACCAATCATGCAAAGAAGATTAGCTTTAAAGAGGTTTCAAAGGCAATAAATGCTATGTCTGGAAAGGGGGAAGGTCTTCCTTATGTGACAGAGGAACGACATAAGGAAAGGGAGCCATCTTTAAAAAGCTTTGCCAATGTTGAGAGGAGCAGTGATGTTATTAAAGGCAAGAGGCATGTTGAACGTAATGTAGATAGTATCAAGGGTAGCTCAGAAAAACAGAAAACACAAATGCAGAGCTACTTAAGACCTGTTTACGCTGTACTGGCAATTGTTTTTGTCATTGTTGCGGGGACCATAGGGTATTATTATACCTTCCAAGGAATGAAAGATAGTGGCATAGTGGTAGTGAAGAAAGAAATTGAGAAACAGCCACAGGAGAGCAAGGTAGAGAAAAACATAGGTATTGAGAAGGTTGAGAAAGCAGATACAACGTTAAGCAAGGATAGTGAACCGGTGGTAGCAAAGAAAGAAGATGTAAAACAACCTCAGGAAGAAGAAGTCCAGAAGGATACGGATATTAAAAAGGCAGACCTACCAACGAAAGAAGCGATAGTGAGTAAAATAGCAGCGAATATAAGAATTAGTCCTGATATTAGATCCCCGAGAATCGCTATGCTTTTCAGAGGGGAAACAGTGAAGATATTGAGTCATAAGACAGATAGAGACGGGATGAAATGGTATAAAATCCATTTGTATGGAAACAGGGAAGGCTGGATTGCGGATAGTGTGGTGACAGTCAGACAGCAGTGA
- the selB gene encoding selenocysteine-specific translation elongation factor, whose product MKKIVIGTAGHIDHGKTTLIKALTGIDCDRLKEEKERGITTELGFAHHKFGDDLLIGIVDVPGHERFVRHMVAGAWGIDMVLLVVAADEGVMPQTKEHIDICEILGLKRGIVAITKKDLVEDEMIELVREDIKDFLKGRALEGAPVIPVSSTTGENIDTLRESIRDVAIALQERSKEGIFRLPVDRVFTLKGLGTIVTGTCISGHIKIGEEIEIYPLSKKTRIRNIQVYHEDVEEAIAGQRVALNLQGIEKQELERGTIIGRPDTLALTNRIDTTFKYLRLPFKPIKNGSILRFHIATTQEEARLILLNKDAVEPGEEVFTQFVFLEPIVALPGDRYILRGSYAIQTIGGGKILDIMPTKHKRNAEHLDATYKLLTDGTPEDKAEYHIIKGGFEGIKENRLPILLGNEGISINRILEMLKQSNRVKPIGRAIIHMNKFKDYKRMLQKLLFDFHTKNPLKIGISKEELRTRLPKVEPLVFQTALEECINEGSVEVEKDKVRVKKINGTKDRSIEIFENDIIKKLYEYGFTPPTLKDLSKELNQNEDHLRDIIERLVYEGKIIKVKGDMYFHRDVIENLKEKVMGYLRQNKEMTPSDFKSTLDLSRKYMIPLLEYLDKIKLTIRIGDKRILRS is encoded by the coding sequence ATGAAAAAGATTGTTATCGGCACTGCCGGACATATTGACCATGGGAAAACCACCCTGATAAAAGCCCTCACGGGCATTGACTGTGACAGATTGAAGGAAGAAAAGGAAAGGGGTATCACCACAGAACTCGGCTTTGCACATCATAAATTTGGCGATGATTTACTTATAGGGATAGTGGATGTTCCAGGACACGAACGCTTCGTAAGGCACATGGTAGCCGGGGCATGGGGTATTGATATGGTGCTTCTTGTTGTTGCAGCAGACGAAGGTGTAATGCCTCAGACAAAGGAACATATCGATATATGCGAGATACTCGGGTTAAAAAGGGGTATCGTCGCAATTACCAAAAAAGACCTTGTTGAAGATGAAATGATAGAACTTGTAAGGGAAGATATAAAAGATTTCCTTAAAGGGAGAGCGCTTGAAGGAGCTCCTGTAATACCTGTCTCATCAACTACAGGTGAGAATATCGATACTCTGAGAGAATCCATAAGGGATGTGGCAATAGCATTACAGGAAAGGTCAAAGGAAGGCATATTCAGGTTGCCGGTTGACAGGGTATTTACATTAAAAGGTCTTGGCACTATTGTCACAGGGACATGTATCTCCGGCCATATAAAGATAGGTGAGGAGATTGAGATATATCCTCTGTCAAAGAAGACACGGATAAGAAATATCCAGGTCTATCATGAGGATGTAGAAGAAGCCATTGCAGGTCAAAGGGTTGCACTGAACCTCCAGGGCATAGAAAAACAAGAACTGGAGAGGGGAACTATCATAGGCAGACCTGATACACTGGCACTCACAAATAGAATAGATACAACCTTCAAATATTTAAGACTGCCTTTTAAGCCTATCAAAAATGGGAGCATTTTGAGATTCCATATAGCGACAACGCAGGAGGAGGCAAGACTCATATTGCTCAACAAAGATGCTGTGGAACCAGGTGAGGAAGTGTTCACCCAATTTGTATTTTTAGAACCAATTGTAGCCCTGCCTGGCGACAGATATATCTTAAGGGGTTCGTATGCCATACAGACTATTGGCGGCGGGAAAATCCTCGATATTATGCCAACAAAACACAAAAGAAACGCTGAGCATCTGGATGCAACATATAAACTGCTCACAGATGGGACACCAGAAGATAAGGCGGAATATCACATTATAAAGGGTGGGTTCGAAGGCATTAAAGAAAACAGATTGCCCATACTTTTAGGTAATGAGGGGATATCCATCAACAGGATATTAGAGATGTTAAAACAATCTAACAGAGTAAAACCCATTGGAAGAGCTATTATCCATATGAATAAATTTAAAGACTACAAAAGGATGTTACAAAAACTGCTCTTTGATTTTCATACAAAGAACCCCCTGAAAATAGGTATCTCAAAAGAAGAATTACGAACAAGACTGCCAAAAGTAGAGCCTCTTGTGTTCCAGACAGCCCTGGAAGAATGCATAAACGAGGGCAGCGTGGAAGTAGAAAAGGATAAGGTCAGGGTAAAAAAAATAAACGGGACAAAGGACAGAAGCATAGAAATATTTGAAAATGATATCATCAAAAAACTATACGAATACGGTTTTACTCCACCAACCTTAAAGGATTTATCAAAAGAATTAAACCAAAATGAAGACCACCTGAGGGATATTATAGAAAGACTTGTGTACGAAGGTAAAATAATAAAAGTGAAAGGAGATATGTATTTCCACAGGGATGTTATAGAAAATCTAAAAGAAAAGGTAATGGGCTACCTGAGGCAAAACAAGGAGATGACACCTTCTGATTTCAAATCCACACTGGACCTGTCAAGAAAATATATGATACCCCTTCTTGAATATCTTGATAAAATAAAACTGACTATCAGGATAGGAGATAAGAGAATCTTGAGAAGCTAA
- a CDS encoding acyloxyacyl hydrolase — protein MQKWISIFVLFLSFIFIPLFGHAQNNNISVGYGFGAFNGNQGIGKLRGTNGYYDFFQLAYSREKSLSSRTNLLLEPFLAYVNRPTDGLDLGMTVGLRFYLNKDTKKGLFGTLAMGASYTTIGFMEQDTHLLFMLQGGIGYKWNKYFVENRFRHYSNAGLASPNRSINANIINIGISF, from the coding sequence ATGCAAAAGTGGATTTCAATATTCGTATTGTTTTTATCTTTTATATTTATTCCTCTTTTTGGGCATGCCCAAAATAACAACATTTCGGTGGGGTACGGTTTTGGAGCATTTAATGGCAATCAAGGGATAGGCAAGCTAAGGGGTACAAATGGATATTATGATTTTTTTCAGTTAGCCTATTCACGTGAAAAATCTTTATCCAGTAGAACAAATCTTCTTCTTGAACCATTCCTCGCTTACGTAAACAGACCTACGGATGGACTTGACTTAGGTATGACAGTGGGATTGAGATTTTATTTGAATAAGGACACTAAAAAAGGACTTTTTGGAACACTGGCAATGGGTGCCTCATATACAACAATAGGGTTCATGGAACAGGATACCCACCTGCTTTTCATGCTTCAGGGAGGAATAGGCTATAAATGGAATAAATACTTCGTTGAAAACAGATTCAGACATTACTCAAATGCTGGGTTGGCATCACCCAACAGGTCAATTAATGCAAATATAATAAATATAGGTATAAGCTTTTAA
- a CDS encoding histidinol-phosphate transaminase has product MNIHDFAESKGLSLRRVMDFTTGSNPLGPSNKAKHAIRKCIKNLDHYPDEKTRYLRRYICKKESIGDEYIVFGHGSTHLIGAILQVVKPKVACITSPFSYKTEDILNRYDVRIKPFPLNKESGFSLDIEKFLQSIEGADIVIISNPHNITGTVIPVEDIDYLIEAMDRINKIFIIDETYREFTKLVSPVRHVVRASNTLIVRTFSTFHALAGLHIGYMIGSTKLIQKIRNVLGLPQINSIAPYAALASLKDTGYKKRTLKFIEQEKGYILKKLSDIQGLKVFDTPCNFLLLEIERKENPNFKDLFLKHNILIDEYTGERDEHFIRLPIKRHKFNASFIKTLKKIMEAL; this is encoded by the coding sequence ATGAATATCCATGATTTTGCTGAAAGTAAGGGGCTGTCATTAAGACGGGTAATGGACTTTACTACAGGTTCTAACCCCTTGGGTCCGTCAAATAAAGCAAAACATGCAATAAGAAAGTGCATTAAAAATCTTGACCACTACCCTGACGAAAAGACAAGGTATTTGAGAAGGTATATATGCAAGAAAGAATCCATAGGAGATGAATATATAGTTTTTGGTCATGGTTCAACCCATCTCATAGGTGCCATACTCCAGGTGGTCAAACCAAAGGTGGCATGCATCACTTCCCCTTTTTCTTATAAAACTGAAGATATCCTCAACAGGTATGATGTAAGGATAAAACCCTTTCCCCTAAATAAAGAGAGTGGTTTTTCCCTTGATATAGAGAAGTTTCTTCAGAGCATTGAAGGGGCTGATATTGTTATAATTTCAAATCCTCACAATATCACAGGGACAGTAATCCCTGTGGAAGATATTGACTATCTTATAGAAGCGATGGACAGAATCAATAAAATATTTATTATCGATGAGACGTATAGAGAATTTACTAAACTTGTGTCTCCAGTGAGACATGTTGTCCGGGCCAGTAATACTCTTATTGTGAGAACATTTTCGACATTCCATGCATTAGCAGGACTACATATAGGTTATATGATAGGTTCGACCAAACTTATTCAAAAAATCAGAAACGTTCTTGGCCTCCCGCAAATAAACTCCATAGCGCCTTATGCTGCTCTGGCCTCGCTGAAAGACACAGGTTATAAAAAGAGAACCCTGAAATTCATTGAACAGGAAAAGGGGTACATCCTAAAAAAACTATCGGATATTCAGGGATTGAAAGTATTTGATACACCGTGTAATTTTTTATTACTGGAGATAGAAAGAAAGGAAAACCCGAACTTTAAAGACTTATTTCTAAAACACAATATTTTGATTGATGAATACACAGGTGAAAGGGATGAGCACTTTATAAGACTACCAATTAAGAGGCACAAATTTAACGCCTCTTTCATAAAGACATTAAAGAAGATTATGGAGGCATTGTGA
- a CDS encoding thiolase family protein, with translation MKTFTKAYIPYNGYYSSPFSRWQGSMQNENSIELGAKTARRWFLEKKKIDPSIIDYLYFGITIHQHHLFYSHNWAAGILTDNKKNVPGLMINQACTTSTTILNLAALAIEQGAFDVAFCLMADRCSNGAHTVWPNPMGPGGEVISENWLMDNFSSDPNVFPPLKMVQTAENVAKEAGITKEECDAVVLRRYEQYQMALANNRAFQKRYMFPAEVRVSKKKTMLVELDEGVTPTTAEGLAKLGPAEKGGVHSFGAQTFPADGNCGFIVTNRDKAKELSANPGVEIQIVSYGFSRVNPGFMAAAPVPAAQMALANAGLKITDMKAIKSHNPFATNDLNFAKKMSIDVMKMNNYGSSLIYGHPQAPTAGRIIAEMLEEMVDLGGGYCLWTGCAAGDTGASIIFKVG, from the coding sequence ATGAAGACTTTTACAAAGGCGTATATCCCTTACAACGGCTACTACTCGAGTCCCTTCAGCCGCTGGCAGGGGAGCATGCAGAATGAAAACTCGATTGAGTTAGGGGCAAAGACGGCAAGGAGATGGTTTCTCGAGAAGAAGAAAATCGATCCCAGCATCATCGACTACCTGTATTTCGGGATTACCATCCATCAGCACCACCTGTTTTACAGCCACAACTGGGCTGCCGGCATACTGACAGACAACAAGAAAAACGTGCCCGGCCTCATGATCAACCAGGCCTGCACAACGTCCACCACGATTCTCAATCTCGCTGCTCTTGCCATAGAGCAAGGCGCTTTTGATGTGGCTTTTTGCCTGATGGCTGATCGCTGCTCCAACGGGGCTCACACTGTGTGGCCCAACCCCATGGGTCCTGGGGGCGAGGTAATCAGCGAAAACTGGTTGATGGACAACTTCAGCAGCGATCCCAACGTATTTCCGCCCCTCAAGATGGTGCAGACCGCTGAGAACGTAGCCAAAGAAGCAGGGATCACCAAGGAGGAGTGTGACGCAGTAGTCTTAAGACGCTACGAGCAGTACCAGATGGCCCTGGCCAATAACCGGGCCTTCCAGAAGCGCTACATGTTTCCCGCAGAGGTAAGGGTCTCCAAGAAGAAGACCATGCTGGTAGAGCTGGACGAGGGCGTGACCCCCACCACGGCAGAAGGTCTGGCCAAGCTCGGCCCGGCTGAAAAGGGAGGTGTCCACAGCTTCGGCGCCCAGACATTCCCTGCCGACGGTAACTGCGGCTTCATCGTCACTAACCGGGATAAGGCCAAGGAACTGAGCGCGAATCCGGGTGTGGAGATCCAGATCGTTTCCTACGGTTTTTCTCGTGTCAACCCGGGCTTCATGGCCGCAGCGCCTGTACCGGCCGCCCAGATGGCCCTTGCCAACGCGGGTCTGAAAATCACGGACATGAAGGCCATCAAGAGCCATAACCCCTTTGCCACGAATGACCTCAACTTTGCTAAGAAGATGAGCATCGATGTGATGAAAATGAACAACTACGGAAGCTCCCTGATATACGGGCATCCCCAGGCTCCGACAGCAGGCAGGATCATTGCCGAGATGCTCGAAGAGATGGTGGATCTCGGCGGCGGCTACTGCCTCTGGACCGGCTGCGCTGCCGGCGATACGGGTGCCTCCATAATCTTCAAAGTCGGCTGA
- a CDS encoding thermonuclease family protein, translating to MNRVIFAIFFSFIFFFTNLSYGKEYIVKKVIDGDTIQLETGETVRYIGIDAPELFPKDGGAEFYAREAAKYNKRLVFLKKVRLEFDVEKKDNYGRLLAYVFVKNVFVNAELVKHGYAKAMVKPPNTKYRDMLLSYQQKAMEEERGVWQEKKKDTESYYIGNKRTYTLHRPSCIYAGKIPEKNRIVFRSRIDAIKIGYSPCKYCKP from the coding sequence ATGAATAGAGTAATTTTTGCGATATTTTTTTCTTTCATATTTTTTTTTACAAACCTTTCATATGGGAAAGAATATATAGTGAAAAAGGTTATTGATGGCGATACGATTCAACTTGAAACAGGTGAAACCGTAAGATATATAGGGATTGATGCCCCGGAATTATTTCCAAAGGATGGGGGAGCTGAGTTTTATGCAAGGGAAGCAGCAAAATATAACAAAAGGCTTGTTTTTTTGAAGAAGGTGAGGCTTGAATTTGATGTTGAAAAAAAAGACAACTATGGAAGGTTGCTTGCATATGTATTTGTAAAAAATGTGTTTGTGAACGCAGAGCTTGTAAAACACGGTTATGCAAAAGCGATGGTCAAACCTCCAAATACAAAATATAGGGATATGCTTTTGAGTTATCAACAAAAGGCGATGGAAGAGGAAAGAGGCGTGTGGCAAGAAAAAAAGAAGGATACAGAGTCGTATTATATTGGAAATAAGAGGACTTACACCCTTCATAGACCGTCATGCATTTATGCAGGCAAGATTCCTGAAAAAAACAGAATAGTTTTCAGAAGTCGTATTGATGCGATAAAAATAGGGTATAGCCCTTGTAAGTATTGTAAACCATGA
- a CDS encoding 5'-nucleotidase C-terminal domain-containing protein, with protein sequence MNRLKMKKLQRFLFCFLLLFCFFVSTVYSQEQEIRILHLNDFHGLAAAYKAFGSDEMVGGISYLAWLADRLRNEKPTLFLAAGDMIQGNNWANLFKGKSVIELMNEMGFDTMVVGNHEFDFGQNVLKERISEAKFPFLGANVEGLDKLNPYIIKELEGVRIAIIGIVTEDTPILTHPDNVRGLKFLSPVETVEKYTKELRDRVDIIIVLSHIGFDADMMLANKVKGIDVIVGGHSHTKTGRHMLIGKTIIVQAWEHGMVLGVLDLKVKDGKIIEADSHLEEIKPKLLKKSDAVSSIVEKYTGEMNTIMGKTVCETENEFDGENVRERETNLGNLIADIMRQTSGAELAIINGGAIRASIGKGQVKVNDIYSALPFDNYIVAMKLTGKQIKDTLEHGVSALEERAGRFPQVSGVAFSYSRSAEKGSRVKDIFIDGKPIEPDRDYVVATSDFLAAGGDGYRAFGEAIRVSNDFSVIGGTIKSNNLVYTDPGKWLRDVVVEYLKAKNKILSIVEGRIKEID encoded by the coding sequence GTGAACAGATTGAAAATGAAGAAGCTCCAGCGGTTCCTGTTTTGCTTTCTGTTGTTGTTTTGTTTTTTTGTTTCAACTGTATACAGTCAAGAGCAGGAGATAAGAATTCTCCATCTTAACGATTTCCACGGTTTAGCAGCAGCCTATAAGGCCTTTGGTTCGGATGAAATGGTTGGAGGCATTTCTTACCTTGCATGGCTGGCAGACAGACTTAGAAATGAAAAACCAACCCTTTTTCTTGCAGCTGGTGACATGATTCAGGGTAATAACTGGGCAAACCTTTTTAAGGGAAAGTCAGTTATTGAGCTAATGAATGAGATGGGATTTGATACCATGGTTGTGGGTAACCACGAATTTGATTTTGGGCAGAATGTTCTTAAGGAAAGAATTTCAGAAGCAAAGTTTCCATTCCTTGGGGCGAACGTCGAGGGGTTAGATAAGCTTAACCCTTACATAATAAAAGAACTGGAAGGAGTCAGGATAGCCATAATCGGAATTGTGACAGAGGATACACCGATATTAACACATCCTGATAACGTAAGAGGTTTGAAGTTTTTATCTCCTGTTGAAACGGTAGAAAAATATACAAAGGAACTGAGAGACAGGGTCGATATTATTATCGTCCTTTCCCACATTGGTTTTGATGCAGACATGATGCTTGCGAATAAGGTGAAGGGCATAGATGTAATTGTTGGTGGTCATTCCCATACAAAAACAGGAAGGCATATGCTAATCGGGAAAACCATTATAGTGCAGGCATGGGAGCATGGAATGGTACTCGGGGTCCTAGATCTCAAGGTAAAGGATGGAAAGATAATAGAAGCAGATAGTCATCTTGAGGAAATAAAACCGAAGCTCCTTAAAAAGAGTGACGCTGTTTCATCTATCGTCGAGAAATATACAGGAGAAATGAATACTATTATGGGTAAGACCGTTTGCGAAACGGAAAATGAGTTTGATGGAGAAAATGTCAGGGAAAGAGAAACAAATCTTGGCAACCTCATAGCCGACATCATGAGGCAGACATCGGGGGCTGAACTGGCGATTATCAATGGAGGTGCAATAAGAGCAAGCATCGGAAAAGGGCAAGTAAAGGTCAATGATATTTATTCTGCTTTGCCTTTCGATAATTATATAGTTGCAATGAAACTCACAGGAAAACAGATTAAAGATACGCTGGAGCATGGTGTGTCAGCACTGGAGGAAAGGGCAGGCAGATTTCCTCAGGTCTCAGGTGTTGCATTCAGTTACAGCCGATCTGCTGAAAAGGGTTCAAGGGTCAAGGATATTTTTATTGATGGCAAACCAATAGAGCCCGATAGGGATTATGTTGTAGCCACCAGTGACTTCTTAGCAGCGGGTGGTGACGGTTACAGGGCTTTTGGAGAAGCCATAAGGGTGTCGAATGATTTTTCAGTAATCGGAGGGACAATAAAAAGCAATAATCTCGTATACACTGATCCAGGAAAATGGTTGAGGGATGTAGTTGTTGAATATTTAAAAGCTAAAAATAAGATTTTATCGATTGTTGAAGGCAGAATTAAGGAAATAGATTAA
- a CDS encoding type II toxin-antitoxin system HicA family toxin, giving the protein MPKLPRLTPPEAETMLLKAGFELIRSKGSHRIYLKEDKRIVVPFHTGKILHPKIVKQVLKAVENKQ; this is encoded by the coding sequence TTGCCTAAACTACCACGACTTACACCACCGGAAGCAGAAACTATGTTATTGAAGGCTGGCTTTGAACTGATTAGAAGCAAAGGGAGCCACAGGATATACCTGAAAGAGGACAAGAGGATAGTTGTTCCATTTCATACCGGTAAAATTTTGCATCCCAAAATAGTTAAACAAGTACTTAAGGCAGTTGAAAATAAGCAATGA